The DNA segment ttgaaagatgttaatccagatattaatccccttgtgcaacgcacacaagaggcaatggcttctagctctacaagcggcaatataaaatagagaataggcgattgttttcactcatagtgtaataaacccacggacccacccacccgctgaagccgtaaatgccaagacattacttccgtttaaaattaagccggaaaaatcctcaggtatgtggaggatgtgggaggcctttgatcaaccgccgacttcctgccccgtcgacggggccatcagccctcagtgtgccctcagccaaattcatgtgaaacatgtatgtgtgtgtattaaatattttaatttattatttccaaaatttagctgttagctcttggaccccgcctttctaagcgtcggttgtctaatgtaccgactctcggcctcttttcctccatcatatctaaacaacatatatttttatctaacacacacacacacatccccaagatgcagcctttagcagcttcctgactttcaggttcctatttactgcaaggtgaatagaggaattagtgtgtgtatgtttgtgtctgtgtgtgtgtgtgtgtgtgtacgtgtgtgtgtgcacgtgtgtgcgtgcgtgtgtatattcacctagttggggttgcgggggttgagctctggctctttggtcccacctctcaactggcaatcaactgatgtacagattcctgagcctactgggctctatcatatctgcatttgaaactgtgtatggagtcagcctccaccacatcactgcctaatgcattccatctattacctactctgacacttatggttataaaaacggaaaccacgtacaaaactcaggcaaatcataacatagaacgaaaaggcaatgtaaaggatctgggtgtactcatgtcggaagaccttacctttaaagaacacaataaagtagccgtcacaactgcaagaaaaatgacaggttggataacaagaacttttcacactagagatgctatgccGATGATGAtatttttcaaaacgcttgtgctctctagagtggagtactgctgcataatgacagcacctttcaaagctggagaaattactgacctggagagcgtgcagagatcctttactgctagaatccactcagtaaaacatctaaactattgggaccgactaaagagcctaaaactgtactcccttgagcgcaggcgggagaggtacataataatttacacgtggaaaatatttgaagggctggtcccaaacctgcacacagaaataacatcacatgagaccagaagacatggcaggatgtgcagaatacccccgatgaaaaacagaggtgcaactggtactctgagagagaactctatcaacatcagaggtccgagactgttcaacacgcttccaccacacataagaggcataactgaccgacccctcacagtgttcaagagagaactggataagcacctccaaaggatacctgatcaaccaggctgtgactcgtacgtcaggctgcgagcagccgcgtccaacagcctggttgatcagtccggcaaccaggaggcctggttgacgaccgggccgcggggacgcttagccccgcaagcacctcaaggtaaggctcatttgggtactaagtttccacctgtgtccccttgttcgcctaccactcgtgttaaacagtttatctttatgtaccctatcaattgctctgagaattttgtaggtagtgatcatgtcttcccttactcttctgtcttccagtgtcatgaggtgcatttctcgcagcctgtcctcgtaactcatgcctcttagtcctgggactagcgtaTTGGCATACCaccaaactttttcaagcttcgtcttgtgcttgacaaggtgtgtgtgtgtgtgtgtgtgtacatgtgtaacacacacgtacttatgtggtacgtatgtactacataattgtaaggcgtttgctgaattagaaaagtcggctagcagtccacccttaacgacacaattaactcattacataaaaaaatacgtggctgtgcaacagtgtgtgagaattggggaactggtgtgcatttagacgactggtgaggaccaacaatgacgtagaaggatagcatcagcgtctgaatcaaagggcagtgagggacaacttggctttatatattttaatccccttactataccgtgaggcgtccctggcaaccttgcaataccaactggtttctgatcaaaagctaaagtccagtcgccgcaagggcaataaagagaaacaggaacatttgtggaagctttgggaccgttacgaggaaaaacagataagcacctcacagttcctcaaggaatgttcgcgttttatcccaggaagtgcctgaattAGAATTaaaaaacagcagtctgtttactggttgttatttaacttaagttagttgtaaatgataatgtaaaaatagccactgagaactgatgagttgccccaagacttttgctcgtaaagagggaattgattacaaacttggactgcctttgagcagcctgagggcagcaatatcccaggaacatcaactaaatttcggagacttgaggcaaagtgaaattcacaccagttactccatctatcatcattctaatatgcaggaagaaccgcacgtctatgggtcatccaataatgttagcagacttctagatgttaccactgctaggcttaggctcggctacaagtacctctgggagtttgtaacatctgctgatgtagatttgactaaatgtaaactctgtcagcagaactattcgcgtactttgcgtcattatataatggaatgtgaaaaaaatcgcggaatttagagataacaccatcaatagtgttcaagatatgtgtaagtacttcattcataatgatgtgctgctcgaaatcttagcgaagtatccaaaatttgcttgctgtaggtaatgcatgcacatgactgtaaagctgccgcccagttgggtgggtgtggagcacatgactgtaaagctgccgcccagttgggtgagtgtgcagcaagactagtaactgtgtgactcaccatagatgtaaagtgccttgtatagtgactgttgtgagcctcctgttgatcacttgtgacacaaagattattgatgtgtgtatttgtgtaggtgattagatatgtatgtgtatgtatatatgtatacgtatatatatatgtacatgtatgtatgagagtgtgtacatgtatatataatattaataattttgtaactagcgtcacaaattgttatttgcttagctaaacgaactagagggttcagttcctgaaccgattatgtgcctctgtaatcctttacaccaccgaccacgggatgggtatggggtgcataataaagaaagaaattgaattgaattggtctgattaagactttatgaccatgtaatctgtgttttgctccactacctactggttgagtatggggtgcataacaaataatagcctccttcgggggcgccttgtttctaaacgtgttagtcttaaatcctttaatctcaaatcttgctacaatatacctcttaatatatgttatgtactctcgcaacccaatgtaccttcttgtatataaataaatagatttcaactgtaagggggtatgatttgcaccttgttattctaataatagataaataattctaataatggaagcgctaattatatgaacaagttccatgtatttattcagacgagaacaacagcgaacacaaaccagcgcatatacgaacggaatggtttgtatgtacaaacttctcagtgaacgaagttgtttctagcccggtatccgaaattgcagtatacgacttgaccagtcctcgTCCGGGATTTGCATTTAAGTACCACACTTGGTGCGCGCGCGCGCTACATAGTCGGTTAGTCTCCGACTCATGGTAATGCATTTTCTTCTTCGCAGAATTTCACCGCTTTTCTGAGAAAATCAGTGATTatttgctttcagcctctgatattgctattgaattcaataggttcttctcatccactgggacatcccttgctaatgatgttCCATCCTCCTGTACTATGTTCAGGACTACCTTACagttaactatccacagtctctgtacctaatgcctgctaattccactgatgttaatgagattatcctttcccttaaaactaagtctaGTGCTCttgcggagataccaactctaatttacaaaaaaaaaactctAGATGTTTAGCttatgctattgcattgctctacaacaagtcacttgaactccaacctTCCAGATActgtattctaaaaaaagcgagagtaaccccagtccataaatgtggtgatctcactgatgtcaacaacttcagacctatatcaattctgccaaacttgtcaaaaatatttgaaaaacttatctacaagcagctctgctcttatctagccaaacacaatatacttagccattgccaatatggcttcagaccaaaaaaatgcactaacgatgcacttattagtatgattaacttgatacattcaGCTTTTGATAAAAATTAGTTCCCTGTTGGATTATTTGctaacctacgtaaggcttttgacactcagtcactaaaaccttcttcttaaattacaacattatggagtcagaggtcactccctccagtatcttcagtcttaccttactgtagaggtgacccacgtgttacaataatagtacagtaatatttcaccttgaactgtcgtcgtagggagaggtagggctggtagggcaggtggagcaagtctaggctcctcaggaagggtagggcagagggagtcaatgcctctttaggggtcctatgggcacatatcctaagtgccagtggtgccgggcaggcgtcgtccgcgctgggtcacatgcagttcaaatctggccctcCGCACCTGCGCGGGTAGGCTGTGCGCcgtcgccgtccaccaatcagggcacagccctgcctatactgtaaaatgtctcctttggcgggcactttgaatgtggttccctctacactcctcccgtccctatagaacaatgggtatgttggagggaaaacgtttcactatatataacatgtctttttgtaaaaaagtctggtttcatgaatgggtcctattacaattattacccgtattatctttgcactgtacacgaacattacaattattacccgtattatctttgcactatacacgaacattacaattattacccgtattatctttgcactatacatgaactgtttcaacattgcatacactacactattccctttccttttttcttttttcttttttttttttttttcctgctcTTATGGCTCACACCGAGGACATGCATACTCTGGTTTTGACCGTACACTCGCCAGAGTCACTCCCTCGCAGACCCCATGGAACCACTCCGCGCACATATCGCATTGTACCATAAACTTTCCATCGTATGGTTGCCGACACACACAGTAAAGGTCCTTGTATGGCACTCCCACTGGGTCCTGAACCTGTGACATATGACGTTTAAACTTCTCAATCCAGCCCGGGCATGTACGGTCCTTGCACTTCTTTAGTTTATCATGATTTGCTGTGATATTGTCATTCTGGAGCTTGACCCTGAATAAGCAAGATGAGAACTTGTGGATGATGACGCCTGGGCCCTTCCACTGCGGTGAGAGCTTCCGGCACTGCCCCTTCACCTGTGCCGTGTCTAGCAGGTAAACCAGGTCCCCTTTCTCATAGACCTGTAGCCGTGCCCGTAGGTCATAATCTCTCTTCATTCGTTCCTGGTTTGTAGATAGAGACTTCCGTAGTCAGTCCATGCGCCTTCTCGATTTCCTTCTGCAAATTTGCTAGGTAAGGTACTGCATCTGATTGAAGTTGCACCTCCCGGGGGTACATTAAATCTATTGGCTGGTTGGTTTCTCAACCGAGCATTAACTTGTTGGGCGTGAACCCAGTCTGTCGGTTCACACTAGACCTGATGGCCTCTGCTATGTGTTGAATATAGGTGTCCCAGCTGTTATGTTGGGAACTGGCATAGCACAGCAATGCATCCATGATGGTTCTGTTATACCTTTCCACCTGCCCATTCGCCGACGGCCTGTAGGCGGTAGTacgggccttgtggatgtgcATCAATTCACAGAGCTTCGTAAACAAGTCACTTTCAAAATTCCTGCCCTGATCGGTGAAGATCTCAAACGGATACCCGAACCTGGTGAAGAACCCATCTAGTGCTGCTCGGGCGGTGTCCTCTGCCGTCTGGGACGGTAGTGGCACACACTCAATCCATTTAGTGAACtgatctaccatcaccaggagatatTCGTTGCCTTTCGGAGTCTTAGGCAATGGTCCCAAAATGTCCAAGTGTACTCTTTCCATTGGTGCACCCGCCTGGTACTTAAGCAGCTCGTGCCTGCTGGTCTTGGATGCTTTTTTGTTCATACTACAGTGGTGGCATGATGCCACGTAATTTGCGACATCCGTTGATAGCCCGTACCAGAAGTACCTTGCTTTGACCCGCTCCATTGTGCGATTCCGGCCCTGGTGGCCCATATCAGGTATATCAAGGCACAGATTCAGTACCTCCTGCCTCAGGCTGGTGGGTATATACAAAAGCTTCTGGGCGGCTCCCCCCTGATCTACTTTGTGCcatcaccaaagcccattttccatGAGAAGTGCCTCTTTGTTTAACCAGTAGTATTTTGTTGCAGGACTGGCTCCGAACAGGTCCCCTTCTGTTGGCTGACGGCCTCCCACCCATTCTCATGTCCGGGTCTCTCTCCGTCTGCTCCTGTAACTCGAGTAAATGCAACCCTAGCCTGTCCGCCGTTGTTCTGGTGATGATCCTAATGCCTACTCTGGGGCCACTGCGTCTTCCTCCTTATCCAGCGTCTCCGCAGGCTTTCTTCGGCCATCTTCACCAGGGTCCCATGGGAAGACAGCCAAGTTGGAATCCTCCGACCACCAGTCTTGAATAGGGGCTATAGTGCTCACTTGTCTAATCGTCCCCAGGATCTGAACGTTACATGCACATCTGAACGACCCCGTAGTCAGTGGGACGACGTCATCTACCGTCTCCTGGAAGGTCGCCCAGTTCTGATGTGCCCTGCGACAGTATGGGCATCCTCCACACGGCAGGTCCTGCACTGGCACGTCCTAGCGAAAGTGGGTACATGCCTGTTGAGTGCCTCCCTCCCTGGATAAAGAGTCAGCATTGTTGTGTTTTTTTACCTGCTCTATGCTGGATTTTTAGATCAAATTGGCTCAGCTCCTCCAGCCAACGTGCTAGTTGGCCCTGGGGGTTCTTAAACCTAATCAGCCAGACCAGGCTGCCGTGGTCAGTGCGTATGGTAAAAGGCCGCCCCAAGAGATAGTGCCGGAACAGCTGGTAAACCTGACTACTGCCAATAGCTCTTTCCTCGTGGTGCAATACCTTCTCTGTTCTGGGGTCAATGCGAAGCTGGCATAAGCAATtaccttttctttcttctcttgaACCTGTAGCAGCTCCGCTCCTATCGCCCAGTCGGATGCATCGGTGTCCAGGATGAAGGGGTCATGTCCATTAGGTAATCCCAGCACCGGAGCTGTAGTTAAGGCCATTTTGATAGCTGCAAAGGCCTCGTGATGCTTGTCTCCCCATTGGAATCTGTTTCCGCCGGTCAGTGCGTATAGGGGTGCGGCTAACTCTGCAAATCCCTTTATGAAGGTCCGATGGTAGTTGGCCAGTCCCAGAAATCTTTCCACGTCTTTGGATGATCCAGGCTTCTGCCATTTCACCACTGTGTCTATCGCCTCTTTTCCCAGTTCTAGTCCCGTCCTGCTAACCATCCTGCCTAAGAACTCAACCCGCTTCTTAAAGAGGGCGCATTTTTGTGGTTTCAGGCGTAAACCATAGGTTCTGAATCTCTCAAATACCTGTGCTAGGTTGGAGAGGTGGCTTTGGAATGAATCGCCCAGCACCAGGATGTCATCCAAGAATGCTAGCACAGTTTCCCAATTTAGCTCCCGCAACACCAAGTTCATGACCCTGGCGTAGGTAGCCGGAGCATTACAGAGACCAAAGGCCATTTTCTTAAATTCAAACAGTCCGTACTTTGTTATGAATGCCGTCTTCTTCCGATCTTCTTCTGCTATGTTGATCTGATAATATGCAGAGTTGGCATCTAGCTTGCTAAACCATTCGTTTCccgccaaggtgtccaggcactCATCGACTAGAGGGAGTGGGTACACGTCCTTTATGGTGCGAGAGTTCAACCCTCGATAGTCTACTCACCACCGAACTGACGCATCCCTTTTCCTTACCAGAACTGGTGCCGATGCCCACTCAGATACTGACGGTTGGATGATGCCCGCGTCGAGCATGCGCTGAAGGTGTCCTTTCTCCTCCTGTGCGAAGCATGCGGGTGTTCGTCGTATTATTTGCTTCACAGGTCTTGCATTACCCGTGTCGATGCGGTGAGATACCTCCTTGAATGATCCCAGGTCAAATTCACTTGCGGCAAAGATGTCCTGGAAGTTCCATAACAGGTGGGTCAGTTGGCTTGCCTGCTCTGCTGTCAACGTTTCCTCGACGTCCTGTACCATGGTCATCATATGGAGAGGTAGTTTGACTTGAGTTTCACTTGGTACCCTCCCCACTACCCTTGCTGCTACCGCTGGACCCGGCCCCGGTAGAATTTCCCATACTGCCTCTGCATTGGCCACATGCATCCGCCTCTTTAATGTAATATTCTGTCCTGTTACGTTGAGTACACATACCTTCAGGACTCCTCCCTCCTGATGGAGTGTGCGAACCACTGGCACCTGCCCATCCTCCAGGGGCTCCACTATACACTGGGGCATACTTTTGTCCTTTTCACATTTGACCCTGGCCACAGAATGTGGTGGGATAACAGTGTATTGGAACACTGCTACCTTAGCGATGCACGGAGCTAGGATAGGGTTAGGCTCCTCTTTCGTCTCTAGCTTCATAGGAATCACCTGTCCCTCTAATATCATTTGGGACTTGTCTAGGGCTATACTAACACCTTATCTTTTCATGAAATCGAGCCCTAGCAGCATGTCGTCTGCAATAGGCGCCacatacactcccacagtgtattCCCGTCCCGCAACAAGCAAGGGGATGGGGCCCACCAGTGTTCCCGTAAGATGCATTCGTTTCCCCGCCGTCCTTAAGGTTATGTGTTGTATCACCTGGGGTGGTGGGTTCAACCGTTGATGGATCTCCTGGGAGATAATGGTGACCTCGGCCGCTGTATCCACAATCGCCTTGACCTCCACGTCCCCGATCTGGACTGGGATCCAAAACATAGAGCCGGATCTGAGCTGTCTGATGGTTATGTGATCTCTTCCCCCGTCCTGCTCTTCCGTGTCCGACGTCCCTTGGCCCGCCCCTATCGTGTTCTCCCTTTCTAGGCCTGTTGTACATTGGGTAGGAGTTAGGCCGACTGGACCGACCCGGCCGCGTTTAAAGACTCTTTCTCGTCCTCAAATGAAACGCGCAGCTTGTTGCCCAGGGGGTCCCTGAGCCGGCGGCTTCCCTCCCCATCACTTCCCGGTTCCAGACAATCCCGAGCTACGTGACCCTCTTTCCTACATCTGAAACACTGCAGCGGTCGCCTGGGAGATGGGGAACGACGATTATGCGGCGATATGATGGCCATCGTGAGACGCCTcaaaccctcacacacctgaTCCAATCTCCCGCTGAGTTCTGAGAAACCTGCTACCAAGACGTCCAGTTTCGCCTCCGAGTCCATGGAAGATGAATGACACGAGCCTGCACTTGACGGGTGGTGAGTACCGGTTCCACGGCCTGCGGGACTGGTAGCCGGCAAGGCGCCCGGTGTCGAGCGCCGAGAAGCGTCCTTACTCCTGGGTGGTTGCTCATACCGGGAGTACCTGCCCACTACATTCACTCTTACTGCTGGCCCCTGGGACCCGCGGCGATGGGAGTCGTGCCTGCTTGAACCTGTGGAGCCGTGGATTGCTACGGCATTGTGCTGGAAGGCTTGGGCCCGGTCAATAGCCTCCTCCATTGACGAATTCCTTGCATTGGCAATGTATTCCGCCAGAGTCTTGTCCTGTAATCCCTGGCCAAATCTCATTACTgcgatttgttccacttcccatcgtggcacatgtttgtaggcccgatgagccaagtgatgggccctatctgcccaatcagcgatatcctcttctggttcctgctgagcctggttaaacttcatcatggctacatccagaacttccctatcgccaaatcgcttgatcatcttatgcatcatgcgaTTATAATCGATCGACGGTTCTCTGTCCAGTAAGTGATTGTAAAAATCACTTGCCTTACCCTTGAGGCACCACCCTAACTGTGTCAATAACGTAGGTCCgctccagtccttttccgaggcataAGACGTGAAACGGCGGTAGAAGGTTGCCCAATCTGACTTCCCGTCATAGTCCAACGCCCGAGGTGGTGTGCGGAAGGTCTCTTTCTGTTGGCGATAACCTGTCCGCCTGCTGCGGGATAGAGAGGCATCCGAATCGGAAGTCCGAGAGCTATGTGACGAGTGTCGAGCTGTCCGTCTCCTTGATCGAGCCGATCGATGGTGGGAGGGGCTCCCCTGCCGAGTACCTTGCCGGCCACTAGCCCTGGAGTAAGCTGGTAACTGAGGTCGGCGTCCACGTTGTCTGCCGCTGGCGGCACCCCTAGAGGAACGGCGGGTACCCGTTTCGCTGGACGAGGACGATGAACGACTTCCTGCCCCCTGACCTGAGGGCCCGGGGCCCTGTTGGGACGGGTCCACCTCAAACGATATAGCAGCCATCAACTCGGGTGTGGCCCGAAGGTggttgatatcataaatgttgtcctccgtgatcacgtggcgacgccgaaacttgataatgcgagcggccaatgtatctcctacacccggtagcagctgcagctcagcagccgaagcagagtttatcttgattATGGCCATTGTGCTGGTGTCGAAAGTTAAAGCTTCAATATATCGTGCCACACCTGGTAATAAGCCTTAGATCTGGGGCCAGGCACCTCACATGTATATCAccccaaacaaaaaaaaacaacaacaaaaaaacacagacaccaatggccacacttaaggttccaatgttcagagatagagataaatgttccaccaggaaaaataagcactgcacagtcaataatgtaaatgatggggccaggtgggtttcaagcaacataaaacactgcacacttaattggtacctaaatcacttgaggcttagacaaaaactgggcacttactgcacttgcaaaactggaaaatctgatatggcaggcactttgaggaactttaacaagcaatgtgcctgattttcataagcactgggctgagggttctcaaaaacacttttttcaagtgaacgtgtggaactgtgtgcagggcggatcaccatccaccttaaatctggtatgaACACAAACTCACAGGCTTACTTAATGTATCTGTTCCCCTTGAGCCGTTACTTCTGTAGAAAGCCTAGAACAGGTTACGTCTagctaacagtaga comes from the Procambarus clarkii isolate CNS0578487 chromosome 58, FALCON_Pclarkii_2.0, whole genome shotgun sequence genome and includes:
- the LOC138353601 gene encoding uncharacterized protein; the encoded protein is MKRDYDLRARLQVYEKGDLVYLLDTAQVKGQCRKLSPQWKGPGVIIHKFSSCLFRVKLQNDNITANHDKLKKCKDRTCPGWIEKFKRHMSQVQDPVGVPYKDLYCVCRQPYDGKFMVQCDMCAEWFHGVCEGVTLASVRSKPEYACPRCEP